The following coding sequences are from one Rhodobiaceae bacterium window:
- the sleB gene encoding spore cortex-lytic enzyme, producing the protein MSSETLLAGGLFMIAAALAMREQETGTPTPSGVSGAVTTLRDTVSPSVLSGFDFSSIFGPKDEPQKVASVSHDVDILARTLWGEARGENREGREAVASVIMNRVASSRYPDAAAKVCQQNKQFSVWNFGDPNRAKILAVTVGDPVFKECLAIAERAVSGSLIDKTGGATHYHTTAIRPYWAEEEKISARIGSHIFYRGIA; encoded by the coding sequence ATGAGTAGCGAAACTCTCCTTGCAGGTGGCCTCTTCATGATCGCAGCGGCGCTTGCCATGCGCGAACAGGAAACCGGCACGCCGACGCCTTCCGGTGTGAGTGGGGCGGTTACAACGCTACGCGACACAGTGTCGCCAAGCGTGCTTTCCGGCTTTGATTTTTCCAGCATCTTCGGCCCCAAGGATGAACCTCAGAAGGTCGCCAGCGTTTCTCATGACGTAGATATTCTGGCGCGCACCCTCTGGGGTGAAGCGCGAGGCGAAAACCGGGAAGGTCGCGAGGCTGTGGCCTCTGTGATCATGAACCGGGTCGCGTCAAGCCGTTATCCTGATGCAGCGGCAAAGGTCTGCCAACAAAACAAGCAATTCTCAGTCTGGAATTTTGGCGACCCCAATCGCGCGAAAATTCTCGCCGTCACGGTGGGTGATCCTGTCTTCAAAGAGTGTTTGGCCATTGCGGAGCGCGCCGTCTCCGGGTCGCTGATCGATAAGACAGGCGGCGCGACCCATTACCATACGACCGCCATCCGTCCTTATTGGGCGGAAGAAGAAAAGATCAGTGCCCGGATCGGGTCTCATATTTTTTATCGGGGGATTGCCTGA
- a CDS encoding hypothetical protein (protein of unknown function (DUF736)), with product MAKKIGFLSETASKVTGEVGYMGKIDVAGMEGKCALVPQVKRSDRSPDYEVQIYRKGRWLNFGAAWIKTPTVGGEDFLSLTVDHELMEKAVYCAAFPPSEEDDEGQWAIVWGRPKGGNARGVAEALEDEIPF from the coding sequence ATGGCTAAGAAAATTGGATTTCTGTCAGAGACCGCCAGCAAGGTGACTGGTGAAGTCGGCTATATGGGCAAGATTGATGTTGCCGGGATGGAAGGCAAGTGTGCCTTGGTTCCGCAGGTCAAGCGGTCAGATCGTTCGCCGGACTATGAGGTCCAGATTTATCGCAAGGGTCGATGGCTGAATTTCGGGGCGGCATGGATTAAAACGCCAACGGTCGGCGGTGAGGATTTTCTATCTCTCACAGTCGATCATGAGTTGATGGAGAAAGCTGTCTATTGCGCTGCCTTCCCGCCGTCTGAGGAAGATGACGAAGGTCAGTGGGCGATTGTCTGGGGGCGTCCTAAAGGTGGGAATGCTCGCGGTGTTGCAGAAGCCCTTGAAGATGAAATCCCGTTCTGA
- the gstB gene encoding glutathione S-transferase GST-6.0, with protein MLKLHFAPNSRAQRSLWLLEELGLPYELNRMDFHPKDLKSDDHKARHPLGRIPVLDDGDISIFESGAIAEYILERHKNGGLKPAVDDPIYPEYLQWFHYCEGMVMPPVNTIVVHTLLLPPERQDETVRGQAQRLLTRALAPVNDAMEGREYILGDFSVVDTMLGHAIYMSNRLGCVTDEMTNLKAYVERLETRPAFQKAMSA; from the coding sequence ATGCTCAAGCTTCATTTCGCACCTAATTCCCGCGCACAGCGCTCTCTCTGGCTGCTGGAGGAGCTGGGTCTCCCCTATGAGCTGAACCGGATGGATTTCCACCCAAAGGACCTCAAGTCAGACGATCACAAAGCCCGCCATCCCCTTGGTCGCATTCCGGTTTTGGACGATGGCGATATTTCCATCTTCGAAAGCGGCGCGATTGCCGAATACATACTTGAGCGTCATAAGAATGGCGGTCTGAAGCCTGCCGTGGACGATCCGATCTACCCGGAATATCTGCAATGGTTCCACTATTGCGAAGGCATGGTGATGCCGCCGGTCAACACGATCGTGGTGCACACCCTACTCTTACCACCTGAACGCCAGGACGAGACCGTACGCGGCCAGGCCCAGCGCCTACTCACCCGTGCACTCGCCCCGGTCAATGACGCCATGGAAGGCCGGGAGTATATTCTGGGCGACTTCTCCGTCGTCGACACCATGCTCGGCCACGCCATCTACATGTCCAACCGGCTTGGCTGCGTCACCGACGAGATGACGAACCTGAAAGCCTATGTGGAACGGCTTGAGACCCGGCCTGCCTTCCAGAAGGCCATGTCTGCGTAA
- a CDS encoding putative metallo-hydrolase: protein MSLKAAIIPVTPLEQNCCLLWNDENMLGAVTDPGGDLEKIEGAISQMGVKLEKVLLTHGHLDHASAAGELAKKHGVKIEGPHRDDQFLIDDLPEQGAKYGMPSYDAFLPDRWLEDEDTVELAGLTLRVRHCPGHTPGHVVFIHEPSKLAIVGDVIFQGSIGRTDFPRGNHEQLISSIRERLFPLGGEIAFVPGHGPMSTFEFEKKSNPFCSDMAVGA from the coding sequence ATGTCTCTTAAAGCCGCAATTATCCCCGTGACACCGCTTGAGCAGAATTGCTGCCTTCTCTGGAATGATGAGAACATGCTGGGTGCGGTCACCGACCCCGGGGGCGATCTTGAGAAGATCGAAGGCGCGATCAGCCAGATGGGAGTGAAACTCGAAAAGGTGCTGCTGACCCATGGGCATCTCGACCACGCTTCAGCTGCTGGCGAGCTTGCCAAAAAGCATGGCGTAAAGATTGAGGGGCCTCACCGGGATGATCAGTTCCTGATCGATGATCTGCCTGAGCAAGGGGCCAAATATGGCATGCCGAGCTATGACGCCTTTCTGCCGGACCGTTGGCTGGAAGATGAAGATACGGTTGAGCTTGCGGGCCTTACGCTCCGCGTCCGCCACTGCCCCGGCCATACACCAGGCCATGTGGTTTTCATCCACGAGCCCTCAAAGCTTGCCATTGTTGGCGATGTGATTTTTCAGGGATCCATCGGCCGCACGGACTTTCCCCGCGGCAATCATGAGCAACTCATCTCATCTATCCGCGAACGCCTTTTTCCGCTCGGCGGCGAGATTGCGTTCGTGCCGGGCCATGGCCCCATGTCGACTTTTGAGTTTGAGAAGAAGAGCAATCCGTTTTGCTCTGACATGGCAGTCGGCGCCTAG